The bacterium DNA window GGTATACCCGTACATCGTCTCTTCGTAGAAATCGATGAGGTTGACCCCGTCCTTGGGCTTGATGGCGCCCTTGCGGACTTGTTGGTCGATCGAAGTCTTCACCGTCTTGACCAATTCGGAAGGCGAGTATTGGACCCGGGAAAGGACGTCCTTGACGGTGTCGCCGGGGATCACTTCTTCCAGGTAATAATCCTCGGGGTCCTCGTCATCGCAGAAAACGTGGACTTCGTTCAC harbors:
- a CDS encoding arginine decarboxylase codes for the protein VNEVHVFCDDEDPEDYYLEEVIPGDTVKDVLSRVQYSPSELVKTVKTSIDQQVRKGAIKPKDGVNLIDFYEETMYGYTYLRATPPPGNVS